The following proteins come from a genomic window of Chloroflexota bacterium:
- a CDS encoding ATP-dependent DNA ligase → MTIFVISEYQGLKTAFRHNLRLERDGVFQCWGFYKGIPQKPGVRRVAVSSTERNFLDGLFEGKISTGPYAGAKIKIWDSGTYETKFWSDTKVEVTFHGKKLSGEYILRWMDKMNAWLLWKR, encoded by the coding sequence GTGACAATATTTGTGATAAGTGAGTATCAGGGACTCAAAACTGCCTTCCGCCATAATCTGAGGTTGGAAAGAGACGGGGTATTCCAGTGTTGGGGATTCTACAAGGGTATACCACAAAAGCCGGGTGTTCGTAGAGTGGCAGTATCAAGTACAGAGCGTAACTTTCTTGACGGCCTGTTTGAAGGCAAGATATCCACCGGCCCGTACGCCGGTGCCAAGATCAAAATTTGGGATAGTGGAACGTATGAGACAAAGTTCTGGAGTGATACTAAGGTGGAAGTGACCTTCCATGGTAAAAAGTTAAGTGGTGAGTATATATTGCGTTGGATGGATAAAATGAATGCTTGGCTACTGTGGAAGCGTTGA